A region from the Maribacter aquivivus genome encodes:
- a CDS encoding PKD domain-containing protein, whose translation MKIKQNIFRKTTLLLFSVVFTSSFVGCVGSDTFRDDLPDSNSKADTIFPEANFDYTADQEDFTVINFTDLSTEASSYLWDFGGGESSTDRDPSFQFSGEGTFPVTLVSSDGNGVTSTVTIDVVVVDELVAAFQCPDFLCSPRTPWAGVDRGTTSSYSASSSPSPPEDNGAAKLSSSSNFLDQSIRVVAGATYEVTFWYVSKTTGSSAGTLLIEDADTQAVFLNQEIPLTDQASSYVQTSFSFTTGDETENMRFNIEYAGTECRFSKISIDRLN comes from the coding sequence ATGAAAATTAAACAAAATATTTTCCGAAAAACAACCTTGTTGCTCTTTAGTGTAGTGTTTACAAGTTCTTTTGTTGGTTGTGTTGGTTCTGATACATTTAGAGATGATCTGCCGGACTCTAACTCTAAAGCAGATACTATATTTCCAGAGGCAAATTTTGACTATACAGCAGATCAAGAAGATTTTACAGTAATTAATTTTACAGATCTTTCAACAGAAGCATCCTCATATTTATGGGATTTTGGTGGGGGGGAATCTTCAACAGATCGTGATCCTTCTTTTCAATTTTCTGGTGAAGGTACTTTTCCTGTTACTTTGGTTTCCAGTGATGGTAACGGTGTAACATCCACTGTTACAATTGATGTTGTAGTTGTAGATGAATTGGTAGCGGCCTTTCAATGTCCAGATTTCTTATGTAGTCCAAGAACACCATGGGCTGGGGTAGATAGAGGAACCACAAGTTCTTATTCCGCTAGTTCTTCACCATCACCACCAGAAGATAATGGAGCAGCTAAATTAAGTAGTAGTTCTAATTTTCTTGATCAAAGTATTCGTGTGGTTGCTGGTGCAACATATGAAGTAACTTTTTGGTATGTAAGTAAAACAACTGGTAGTTCTGCCGGTACACTTTTAATAGAAGACGCTGATACTCAAGCTGTTTTTCTTAACCAAGAAATTCCATTAACCGATCAAGCTTCGTCTTACGTGCAAACATCATTCTCTTTTACAACAGGTGATGAA